The DNA sequence GCAAGTCGCGACGGCACTAGATGAGCTGCATTCGGTTGGGCTTGTGTAGTCTGATGCCTTCTCCACAAATACCATCCCCAAACGAGCGCAGCGTTGGCACGGAACGCCTCTGCGGTCTCCAATCGCTGGGGATCGTACGTTGCCCAAAGCCCGGTAAGCTTGTCGCGGAAGGTGGGAATACCACTTTCCGCGGAAATACCAGCGCCCGTGAAGAACACCACGCTACGGGCGGATTGCAAGGCGAAGGATGCTTGCTGCATGTCGCTCATGAGGGACCTGTCTGATGATGCTTTATGGCTGGATCGTTAGAGCAGGTGTCATAGCTCGATGGTCGAGCGCCCGACTCTAGCGATGAGCAGAGCAGCGGCTGGTGGAATGCGATTACCCTCCTTCGGTATTCATCCTCAGGCGCCTCGTTCACCAGGCATTCCTCAAGACGCCCCAGCGAGAAAACTTGAGCGGCAGAGAGGTAGTGCCTAAGCAGACTTTTGGCAGAACGGCGGATACCCTGCGGTAAATCTTCGTCACGAGAGAGCTCACGCAGGAACGCCTCTGTTTTGACGATTGCGCGCGTTCGCTCATAAGGAAGGGTCAATCTCGTTATCTCCTGATCATGAACTAAAAGCCCCGGCTAGCTAGCTCACCAACGCCGACCATCCAGTGCGCAGTTCAGCGCCTC is a window from the Pseudomonas sp. MTM4 genome containing:
- a CDS encoding BPSL0761 family protein, whose product is MTLPYERTRAIVKTEAFLRELSRDEDLPQGIRRSAKSLLRHYLSAAQVFSLGRLEECLVNEAPEDEYRRRVIAFHQPLLCSSLESGARPSSYDTCSNDPAIKHHQTGPS